ATCCACTTCCGGGTGCTGGCCAAGTGCCTGCGCCTCTCCGGTGGTGACCAGCTCCACACCGGCACCGTGGTGGGCAAGCTCGAGGGTGACCGCCAGACCACCCTGGGCTTCATCGACCAGCTGCGCGAGTCGTTCGTGCCGGAGGACCGCAGCCGCGGCAACTTCTTCGATCAGGACTGGGGTTCGATGCCCGGCGTGTTCGCCGTGGCCTCCGGCGGCATCCACGTGTGGCACATGCCGGCCCTGGTGGCGATCTTCGGCGACGACTCCGTGCTCCAGTTCGGTGGTGGCACCCACGGCCACCCCTGGGGTTCGGCCGCTGGCGCCGCCGCCAACCGGGTGGCCCTCGAGGCCTGCGTCAAGGCCCGCAACGCCGGCCGGGAAATCGAGAAGGAGAGCCGCGACATCCTGATGGAAGCCGCCAAGCACAGCCCCGAGCTGGCCATCGCCCTCGAAACCTGGAAGGAAATCAAGTTCGAGTTCGACACCGTCGACAAGCTCGACGTCCAGTGATCGCGCGCTGAGGGGAGCGGCAGCGCGGCCCACGCCAACCTGCCTCCCCCGGTAAGCGGCACCAGCCTCCATCCATCCCATCCACCACAGGATCCCCATGCCCTTCAAGAGCACCGTGGGTGACTACCAAACAGTCGCCACCCTGGAGACCTTCGGCTTCCTCCCGCCGATGACCCAGGACGAGATCTACGACCAGATCGCTTACATCATTGCCCAGGGCTGGAGCCCGCTGATCGAGCACGTGCACCCCAGCCGCTCGATGGCCACTTACTGGTCGTACTGGAAGCTCCCCTTCTTCGGCGAGAAGGATCTCGGCGTGATCGTGAGTGAACTCGAGGCCTGCCACCGCGCCTACCCCGACCACCACGTGCGCCTGGTGGGCTACGACGCCTACACCCAGAGCCAGGGTGCCTGCTTCGTGGTGTTCGAGGGCCGCTGAGCGCCCCTACCGGATCACCACTCCTCCGCGGTTCCTGGATCCTCAGGAACCGCACCCCTTCCCGCCGCAGGTCTGACCCCCCGGCCGTGAGCCCAGCCGTTCACAGCCAGGGAGCCAGGCAGTCCGATTCCAGAGCCCCCAGCCCCCGTGCTGCCGGCCCTGACCTCGGAGCTGCGGCCTAACCACAGCGACCTTCGACGACGGGCGGACATGGCCAGCACATCCAGCCGGGAAGCAGCGCTCGAGCGCCGCCGGGCCCTCACCAACGGTGGCAAGAAAGCCGCAGGCCGGTTCATCTCGAGCCCGAGCCGGGTGCGCACCGCCGCTGATGTGCGTCTCAGCCGCCCCGCCGGCCAGGCAGCGCCTGCCCCCTCCGGTCCCCAGACCTCCGCCCCAGCCCAGGTCGCCGCCCCCAGCACCGCTTCCGCCCCCCGCGGCCGCAGCGCTCTGAGCCTCAGCGCCCCCGAGCCGGGACGCCGCAGCGAGCCAAAGCGGCTGATGAACCGCAGCCGCGAGCTCGCCCTGGCCCGCCGCGAGGCCCTCACCCAGAAGGGCAAGCGGGCCAACACCTCCCGGGACCGCACCCGCACGGACCTTGGCCGTGAGCTGACCCGGGGCACCGGCTCGACCGCTCCGGCCCCGGCCCCGGTGGCGCCATCCGCCGCGAAGCCCTGCGGCTGCAAGGACCGCAGCAGCGAAGCACCCGGCCTGAACCTGTCGGGTGGCCTGGGCAGCTCAGGCCGCAGCCAGGCCTCCCAGCGCCCCTCCATCCGGCGGGCGCAGGCCCAGCACAACCCCAGCCGGGCCCTGGTGCTCGCCCGCCGCGAAGCCCTCTCCAAGCGCGGCAAGTCCGCCAACGCCCCCACCAACAGCACGGCCGCTTCCGTGGCCCGGCAGGGCAACCCGGACATCAGCACCCGTGAACTCGCCCAGAAGGTGCGCGAGCTCAAGGCCAAGGTGGGCAGCGCCGGCTCCAGCCGCAGCGGCTGCACCCGGCCCACGGGCCCGAACCGGCACGGGGCCCGCCAGGCGGCCGCCGCCGACGCCCACTGGAAGGTGGGCATGAGTGAAACCAGTTCCGGCCAGGTGGTGACCGGCACCCAGGCCAACCGCTCGCCCAAGACCACCGGCAACGAGGCCGCCACCTGTCGGGCGATCACCGGCACCGAGTACCTGGGTGCCGAGGTCTTCCAGACCTTCTGCCAGAGCGAGGCACCCCGGCTGCAGCCCGCCAAGGTGCGGGTCACGGCCACCACCCACGGCAACCGGGTCACCGGCAACGAGGTGGGTCGTTCCGAGAAGGTGACCGGGGATGAGCCCGGCACCTGCAAGATCATCACCGGCACCGAGTACGTGTCCGCCAACCAGTCCGCCAGCTACTGCGGCACCACCAACCCCAGCCCCCGCAAGGTGGGCCGCAGCCAGACCCTGGGCGGCCAGCCCGTGTCCGGGGTGATGGTGGGCCGATCCGAGCGGGTCACCGGCGACGAACCGGGCTCCGGCCTGCAGCTCACCGGCGACCAGTACCTGGGCGCCGAGCCCCCCGCTCCGGGCCGGGCCCCCAGCAAGGTGGAGAGCCTGCAGACCCTGCGGGGCACGGGCGTCACCGGCACTGCCGTGGGTCGCAGTGAGCGGGTCACCGGCAACGAGCCGGGCAGCTGCCGGATCATCACCGGCGACGAGTACATCGGCACCCAGCAGTACGAGAGCTTCTGCGGCGTCAGGCCCGCGCCCGAGGCCCCCAAGGTGGGCTTCAGCGTCACCAACCGGGCCCAGGTGGTGAGCGGCACCCGCACCGGCCGCAGCGACAAGGTGACCGGCGATGAGCCCGGCACCTGCAAGGCCGTCACCGGCACGCCCTACGCCGGCCTGGAGCAGGCCTCCGACCACTGCCCCACCCCAGCCGTGCGCACGATCCGGGAACGCACTCCGGTGCGGGGCTCCAGCCGCATGAGCGGCATCCAGCCGGGCATCGGCGGCGTGATGACCGGTGCCGAGCGCGGCGCCTGCGAGGCCGTCACGGGTACTCCCTACGTGGGTGCCGACCAGCTGGCCGCCGCCTGTGGCGCCGCCAGCAGCGGCGACGCCGACTTCCCCCAGCCGCTCGAGAGTGCACCCTGGCAGCAGTTCAGCGTGCAGTCGCCGGCCCGGGCCGCCCAGGTCGCCCGCCAGGAGAGGTCGGGAGTCACCGGCAACAGCTACGAGCAGGGGGGGAGGATCACCGGCCCTTTCGACATGGCCGGTGACAAGGTGACCGGCACCGAACACTTCCGTTTCGACCGTCGCGGCCCGCAGCTGTCGCGCGGACCGATCCAGACCAGCGTCATGTCGGCGGCACCGGTGAGCGTCGATGAAGACGCCAGGCCCACCTCCCGGGTGACCGGCGAGGGGATCTCCGCCGGCCTCAAGATCACGGGCGACGACTGGGACCGGGGTGAACGGGTCACCGGCACCGAAGGCAGCTCGGCCCGCCGGCGCAACCCCACCCGGGTGGGCCCGATGAGCGCCATGCCCGGCTTCCAGTCCAAGCGCAACGAGGAGGTGCCCGAACCGGTGAGCCGGGTCACGGGCTCCAGCGGCAACACCCAGGCCGGATCCCTGATCACGGTGTCCGGCGGCGCCCGCGGCTGATCGGCCCATGCCCCGACGTACCAACCGCCCCAGCACACCACCACCGCTCGCGCCCACGGCGGCGCGCCGCCGTCCTGGCGCCGCCGAGCCACGGCGCGGGCCCGCAGGGTCTGGCGCCGATGCGGCCGAGCCCGGGCCGCCGCTGCGGGGCACCCGGGCCCGGGCCGCCATGCAGGCCAGCCGCACCCCGGCATCACCGGCGGCATCCCGGCCCGTGGGGCGGCGCAGCTCCAGGCCGGCGTCGCCGGCCCCTGGACTGGCGCGCCCCTCGACGCGCCCCGCGGGGGGCTTCCGCCGCTCGGCACCCGCCGCTGCTGCCCGGAGCCCTATCACCACCGAGGCCCAGCTGCATCCACTCACGGATGGGGCCGCCAACGAGGCCCTGCACGCCTACGACACCGCGGTGAAGCTGGCGTTCGACCGGATCGTGCCGGTGCTCAAGCGACTCTCGGCCCTGCAGCACGAGGATGACTTCGTCCGCCGGGCCCAGGCCATCGCCCTCGAGGAGCTCGGCTATCCCCTGCCCGAGCCGGTCCTGGAAACCGCCTGGGTGAGCCAGCTCGACATGCGCACCCTGTTTGCCTGGTGCGTGTTCGAGACCTACGAGCAGGCCAGCGAGGCCTTTTTCCGCGACGACCCACTCCAGGGTCAGCCCGGCAGCCCCTCAGCCGAGAGCTTCGACGCCTTCCTGCTGGACTGCGGCTTCCACCTGCTGGACATCACCCCCTGCGCCGACGGCCGCCTGGCCCACGCCATCGCCTTCGGCCTGCGGCTGCCCTTCAGTTCGGTGCGCCGCCGCCCCCACGCCGGCGCCCTGTTCGATGTGGAGAACACGGTGAACCGCTGGGTGAAGACCGAGCACCGGCGCTACCGCGAGGCCCAGCCCAATCCGGCCCATGCCGACACCCGTTACCTGAAGGTGGCGCTGTACCACTTCAGTTCCCTGGACCCCGAGCACGAGGGCTGCGCCGCCCATGGCAGCAACGACGTCCTGGCGGCCTCCTGCGGCCTCAGCCGGCTGAAGGACTTCCAGCAGGCCGTGGAGAACAGCTTCTGCTGCGGCGCCTCGGTGGACCTGCTGCTGATGGGCATCGACACCGACACCGATGCGATCCGGGTGCACATGCCCGGCATGGATGGCAGCACCCGCCTGGACCGCTGGCTCGACGCCCGGGAGGTCTACGCCGCCACCCTGGGCCTGCCGCCGGATCAGGCCAGGCAACGGGCCCGTGCCATGGTGCAGGAGGCGGCCGCTTCCGTGCCCGACCCCGGCATGGTCACCCTGGTGGCCCGGCTGCTGGAGCACAACATCTCCCAGATCGACTACGTGCGCCAGTTCCACGGTGGCGCCTACGACGACGCCGGCCATGCCGAGCGCTTCATCGGTGTGGGGATCGGCTTCAAGGAGATCCACCTGCGCAACCTCACCTACTTCGCCTACATGGACACGGTGGAGGAGGGGGCCGCCGACCTGGACGTGGGCGTGAAGATCTTCAAGGGGCTGAACGTGTCAAGGGGTCTGCCGGTGCCGGTGGTGGTGCGCTTCGACTACCACGGCCAGGTGCCCGGGGCCCGCGACCGCGCCGTGCGCCACTGCCAGCGCGTGCAGGCCGCGATCGAGAGCCGCTACGCCGAGCTGTTCCAGCAAGGGCTGCTGCACGCCCTGCTCACCGTGCGCGACCAGGACCGCCACACCCCGGCCGAGGCGGTAGGTTCCACCATCGTGTTCGCAACCGGAGG
This portion of the Cyanobium sp. NIES-981 genome encodes:
- a CDS encoding carboxysome shell carbonic anhydrase, yielding MPRRTNRPSTPPPLAPTAARRRPGAAEPRRGPAGSGADAAEPGPPLRGTRARAAMQASRTPASPAASRPVGRRSSRPASPAPGLARPSTRPAGGFRRSAPAAAARSPITTEAQLHPLTDGAANEALHAYDTAVKLAFDRIVPVLKRLSALQHEDDFVRRAQAIALEELGYPLPEPVLETAWVSQLDMRTLFAWCVFETYEQASEAFFRDDPLQGQPGSPSAESFDAFLLDCGFHLLDITPCADGRLAHAIAFGLRLPFSSVRRRPHAGALFDVENTVNRWVKTEHRRYREAQPNPAHADTRYLKVALYHFSSLDPEHEGCAAHGSNDVLAASCGLSRLKDFQQAVENSFCCGASVDLLLMGIDTDTDAIRVHMPGMDGSTRLDRWLDAREVYAATLGLPPDQARQRARAMVQEAAASVPDPGMVTLVARLLEHNISQIDYVRQFHGGAYDDAGHAERFIGVGIGFKEIHLRNLTYFAYMDTVEEGAADLDVGVKIFKGLNVSRGLPVPVVVRFDYHGQVPGARDRAVRHCQRVQAAIESRYAELFQQGLLHALLTVRDQDRHTPAEAVGSTIVFATGGGH
- a CDS encoding ribulose bisphosphate carboxylase small subunit; translated protein: MPFKSTVGDYQTVATLETFGFLPPMTQDEIYDQIAYIIAQGWSPLIEHVHPSRSMATYWSYWKLPFFGEKDLGVIVSELEACHRAYPDHHVRLVGYDAYTQSQGACFVVFEGR
- a CDS encoding CsoS2 family carboxysome shell protein translates to MASTSSREAALERRRALTNGGKKAAGRFISSPSRVRTAADVRLSRPAGQAAPAPSGPQTSAPAQVAAPSTASAPRGRSALSLSAPEPGRRSEPKRLMNRSRELALARREALTQKGKRANTSRDRTRTDLGRELTRGTGSTAPAPAPVAPSAAKPCGCKDRSSEAPGLNLSGGLGSSGRSQASQRPSIRRAQAQHNPSRALVLARREALSKRGKSANAPTNSTAASVARQGNPDISTRELAQKVRELKAKVGSAGSSRSGCTRPTGPNRHGARQAAAADAHWKVGMSETSSGQVVTGTQANRSPKTTGNEAATCRAITGTEYLGAEVFQTFCQSEAPRLQPAKVRVTATTHGNRVTGNEVGRSEKVTGDEPGTCKIITGTEYVSANQSASYCGTTNPSPRKVGRSQTLGGQPVSGVMVGRSERVTGDEPGSGLQLTGDQYLGAEPPAPGRAPSKVESLQTLRGTGVTGTAVGRSERVTGNEPGSCRIITGDEYIGTQQYESFCGVRPAPEAPKVGFSVTNRAQVVSGTRTGRSDKVTGDEPGTCKAVTGTPYAGLEQASDHCPTPAVRTIRERTPVRGSSRMSGIQPGIGGVMTGAERGACEAVTGTPYVGADQLAAACGAASSGDADFPQPLESAPWQQFSVQSPARAAQVARQERSGVTGNSYEQGGRITGPFDMAGDKVTGTEHFRFDRRGPQLSRGPIQTSVMSAAPVSVDEDARPTSRVTGEGISAGLKITGDDWDRGERVTGTEGSSARRRNPTRVGPMSAMPGFQSKRNEEVPEPVSRVTGSSGNTQAGSLITVSGGARG